A single Synergistaceae bacterium DNA region contains:
- a CDS encoding TnsA endonuclease N-terminal domain-containing protein: MRIAIASDKVKEIYFTGMFTSDQGDLSVYYYDPESGRLRKYYPDFCARMDDGSYRLIEVKREDMIDSSVIKAKTDATREIAGASGIKYRLYTEQDITSGNIFA; the protein is encoded by the coding sequence TTGAGGATTGCAATAGCAAGCGATAAAGTGAAAGAGATATATTTCACGGGAATGTTCACGTCTGATCAGGGGGATTTGTCGGTGTACTACTATGACCCCGAATCGGGAAGGCTGCGGAAATACTATCCTGACTTCTGCGCGAGAATGGACGATGGCTCTTACAGGCTCATAGAAGTAAAGCGGGAAGACATGATAGACAGCTCTGTGATTAAGGCGAAAACTGATGCGACTCGCGAAATTGCCGGGGCAAGCGGAATAAAATACCGCCTATATACAGAGCAGGACATTACAAGCGGGAATATCTTTGCATAA